In Apteryx mantelli isolate bAptMan1 chromosome 18, bAptMan1.hap1, whole genome shotgun sequence, a single window of DNA contains:
- the LOC106490850 gene encoding BPI fold-containing family B member 4-like, translating to MTLPAERGSDAGQFRSSQRSAVPSGASMLEALSVASLCILLAPALSQMSRDAVLRINKGVLSDAVAGSFQQSNALQGALGNVPLGSGGAATDGGGGLLGGLGGGLLGGALGPGGLLGDGGVLGTLGVLGGSGGLLGRGGLLGSGGLLGGGGVLGVLGEGGLLSTVQGLTGLRIVELTLPKVSLRLLPGIGVHLNLYTRASISAKSLLGFLDIAVEVNITARVRLTMGGTGYPRLLVEQCDTLLGGIKVRLLRGLLPIVDNLLASVLNRLLPTLLCPVVDVALGLVNDQLGLVNSLVPLGILGSVQYTVSSLPLVTGQFLEVDLNTAVGQIAGGVVDYPLGRPEAVPMPPKVPMPPLPPMPDTSSSQLGLSVNFLSSVLSVLQKQGVLDLDISNGMFSGLPPLTTSTLGALIPAVFEAYPEPQELLLKVAVPEAPVVTLKKDKGVIQLRATTEVMVIHPDDVQKSLCLLNIDATLLAQFSVEDQKLKISASLEKTELSLASSTIGDFDTSLLEMLVGKIFDVAFLPAMNGILGGGVPLPKLLNIDFSNADVDVVEDLLVLSA from the exons ATGACG CTCCCTGCTGAACGTGGCTCCGACGCGGGGCAGTTTCGGTCCTCCCAGCGCTCAGCCGTGCCCAGCGGAGCCAGCATGCTCGAGGCGCTGAGCGTCGCCAGCCTGTGCATCCTGCTGGCCCCGGCGCTGAGCCAGATGTCCAGGGACGCCGTCCTCAGGATCAATAAAGGTGTTTTAAGCGATG CTGTTGCAGGCTCCTTCCAGCAAAGCAACGCTCTCCAAGGCGCCCTGGGCAACGTGCCGctggggagcggcggcgccgccacGGACGGAGGCGGCGGGCTGCTGGGCGGCCTCGGCGGAGGTCTCCTCGGGG GAGCTCTAGGACCGGGAGGTCTGCTCGGGGACGGGGGCGTCCTCGGCACCCTGGGGGTcctcggcggctccggcggcctcCTGGGCAGAGGAGGGCTGCTGGGCTCCGGCGGgctgctgggcggcggcggcgtcctTGGCGTCCTCGGCGAGGGAGGCTTGCTCAGCACCGTCCAGGGGCTCACCGG GCTGAGGATCGTTGAGCTGACGCTGCCCAAGGTGTCGCTGCGGCTGCTGCCCGGCATCGGCGTCCACCTGAACCTCTACACCAGGGCGTCCATCAGCGCCAAGAG CCTCCTGGGTTTCCTCGACATCGCGGTGGAAGTGAACATCACGGCCAGAGTGCGGCTCACCATGGGCGGCACGGGTTACCCCCGGCTGCTGGTGGAGCAGTGCGACACCCTCCTCGGCGGCATCAAGGTCCGGCTCCTGCGCGG CTTGCTCCCAATTGTGGACAATTTATTGGCAAGTGTCCTGAACAGACTTCTTCCTACGCTG CTGTGCCCGGTAGTTGATGTCGCCCTGGGCCTCGTCAACGACCAGCTGGGGCTCGTGAACT CGCTGGTGCCCCTGGGTATATTGGGAAGCGTCCAGTACACCGTATCGAGCCTTCCGCTGGTAACCGGCCAGTTCCTTGAAGTAGATCTGAAT ACTGCAGTCGGGCAAATAGCAGGAGGCGTGGTTGACTACCCTCTGGGAAGACCAGAAGCTGTCCCCATGCCGCCGAAGGTGCCCATGCCTCCACTGCCACCGATGCCGGACACCAGCTCCTCACAGCTGGGCCTGTCCGTGAACTTCCTCAGCTCGGTGCTGTCGGTCCTGCAGAAGCAAGGTGTCCTGGACTTAGACATCTCCAACGGGATG TTTTCCGGGCTTCCACCGCTAACAACATCGACCCTTGGAGCCCTGATCCCTGCG GTTTTCGAGGCATACCCTGAGCCACAAGAATTGCTGCTGAAAGTTGCGGTCCCTGAAGCACCCGTGGTGACCTTAAAGAAAGACAAAGGTGTGATCCAGCTCAGGGCTACAACGGAAGTGATGGTGATCCATCCAGACGACGTCCAGAAGTCCCTCTGCCTTCTGAATATT GATGCTACTTTGCTGGCCCAGTTTTCTGTTGAAGACCAGAAACTGAAGATCAGCGCCAGCCTTGAGAA aactgAGCTCTCCTTGGCATCTTCAACCATTGGTGATTTTGAT ACCTCGCTCCTGGAGATGCTGGTTGGCAAGATTTTCGATGTCGCCTTCCTGCCTGCGATGAACG GCATCCTCGGAGGAGGAGTTCCGCTCCCGAAGCTGCTCAACATCGACTTCAGCAACGCCGACGTGGACGTCGTTGAG GACCTGCTCGTGCTGTCGGCGTGA